A window of the Mannheimia granulomatis genome harbors these coding sequences:
- the glgA gene encoding glycogen synthase GlgA codes for MKVLHVCSEMYPLIKTGGLADVMGALPFAQQQAGNDVRVLIPYYPKVTQTLGETVEVATIGTFAGLVTVRFAYFNGVGVYVIDAPHLFMREGNPYHDSNYQDYPDNYKRFALLGYIGAQLAQGLDHWWGGADVLHAHDWQAGLACAYLKSWGSSVKSVFTIHNIAYLGRFNAFHLAELGLPWEFFHAEGLEFYGEISYLKAGLYFADRITTVSPTYAREITEEIAGAGLHGLLATRQYQGRLRGILNGVDGEVWDPEIDPNIIANYRPNYMHGKAKNKAELQRIFGLPEDKEALLMVMVTRLTEQKGADFLLANIDTLMQHNVQIVVLGSGSPDLENALRYFQHKYPNQIGVKIGYDEALSHQIIAGGDLILVPSRFEPCGLTQLYGLKYGTLPLVRRTGGLADTVFDSHKESIENRTATGFVFDYPDAPAFLDAAMRAISLWQKQKLWSSVRQNALAQDFGWAKVAEQYQNLYHEII; via the coding sequence ATGAAAGTTTTACATGTTTGCTCTGAAATGTACCCTCTTATTAAAACTGGCGGGCTTGCTGATGTAATGGGGGCATTACCTTTTGCGCAACAACAAGCGGGTAATGATGTTAGAGTATTAATTCCTTACTATCCTAAAGTTACCCAAACATTGGGTGAAACAGTAGAAGTTGCCACAATCGGGACTTTTGCTGGTTTAGTAACGGTTAGATTTGCTTATTTTAATGGTGTGGGTGTGTATGTAATTGATGCCCCACATCTATTTATGCGTGAGGGTAACCCTTATCACGACAGTAATTATCAAGATTATCCCGATAATTATAAACGTTTTGCTTTGTTGGGCTATATTGGTGCGCAGTTAGCACAAGGGCTAGATCATTGGTGGGGGGGAGCAGATGTCCTACACGCTCATGATTGGCAGGCAGGTCTTGCCTGTGCTTACCTAAAAAGCTGGGGAAGTTCGGTAAAAAGTGTATTTACCATTCACAATATTGCTTATCTCGGGCGTTTTAACGCTTTCCATTTGGCGGAACTTGGCTTACCGTGGGAATTTTTCCACGCGGAAGGTTTGGAATTCTACGGTGAAATTTCCTACCTAAAAGCCGGCTTATATTTTGCCGACCGTATTACTACCGTCAGCCCAACCTATGCTCGTGAAATTACTGAAGAAATTGCCGGTGCAGGCTTGCACGGTTTATTAGCAACCCGTCAATATCAAGGTAGGTTACGTGGTATTTTAAATGGGGTGGATGGTGAGGTATGGGATCCGGAAATCGATCCAAATATTATTGCCAATTACCGCCCGAACTATATGCACGGTAAAGCGAAAAACAAAGCAGAATTGCAACGTATTTTTGGTTTGCCGGAAGATAAAGAAGCTCTATTGATGGTAATGGTAACCCGTTTAACCGAACAAAAAGGAGCGGATTTCCTATTGGCTAATATTGATACCTTAATGCAGCATAATGTGCAAATTGTGGTGCTGGGTAGTGGCTCGCCGGATTTAGAAAATGCCTTACGCTATTTCCAACATAAATATCCGAACCAAATCGGCGTGAAAATTGGTTATGATGAAGCTTTATCGCATCAAATTATTGCTGGTGGCGATCTGATTTTAGTCCCAAGTCGTTTTGAGCCTTGTGGCTTAACTCAACTTTATGGCTTGAAATACGGAACCTTACCGCTTGTCCGTCGCACTGGGGGTTTAGCGGATACGGTGTTTGATAGCCATAAAGAAAGCATTGAAAACCGCACAGCAACAGGCTTTGTGTTTGATTATCCTGATGCACCTGCATTTTTAGATGCCGCAATGCGAGCTATTAGCTTATGGCAGAAACAGAAATTATGGTCAAGTGTTCGCCAAAATGCGTTAGCACAAGATTTTGGTTGGGCAAAAGTGGCAGAGCAGTATCAAAATTTATATCACGAAATTATTTAA